A stretch of DNA from Carya illinoinensis cultivar Pawnee chromosome 12, C.illinoinensisPawnee_v1, whole genome shotgun sequence:
TTGAGAAAATAGGAGAAAGCAGCTTCTCCAACTCCACCAAACTGAAACCCAATAAACAAAACTAGTAAGCACAATGCATCCAGCAATATGCAACATGAGATTTTGCTAAATCGGATGCAAGTTAACAAGAAAATCTTCAGAAGCAACTTACATCTCATATTTGCGATAGGCTTCCTTTCTTTTCATCAAGTAAACGTCGCCATCTTTAGGTAGATCACTTGGAGTGCTGTCTGCAAACATTAGATAGAGAAAAAGAGCAGGGAAAGAGAAATGAAGGATTTGGAAATTATTGAGACAAGTAACATATATTGTAAAACAGAACAAATACaagctcaaaaaaataataaacaaacaaaagttCCTTAACCACCCCAGAAACCATTtagaacaaaaattttaaaatctcaacACAGTCACAGCGAATATGAGCAGCAATGGCAATTCAAATTTACTGCTGCTTCTATTActacatttctttttccttctttatttgCTTTGGTTTTAGATGGCTCCATTTTCTATGGTGCCTTCATTGCAGAAGATAAACTTGTGCCTCCAGATGCTGTTGAAGATggatgctactcatcatcccacaccacagactttacatattttaaaattatttttatttttatttgattcttgttaaactaattgagttattctacttatcatccatacaccacatacttgttataggaaaaatgaaaaataaaataaaataggtgtAGCGTGTAGGGATGATAAGTATAATTATTCATGAGACATACATGGAAGCACTGTTGGCTGTTTCATCACCACAGTCCTGCGAACCTTTAGAGAAGTGTCTTTGTTATGCTGCTGCACACCCTGTTCAAAGCAAACCATTGGCATTAACTAATTGAACAAGCTTTAATATTTGAGGTTTATTAATTGTACTTGCACATTTCACTCGACTGCTGTGCTTCTATGCTGCTCTACGAGTGACGATAATCCTCTGATACAAAAAATAAGCATGATAATAATAGTAGAGGGAAAAGTGAGGCAAAAATCTCACTAATAGGCATGAGAAGAAGGATGTGCCTGCTTACTGAATATTGACACAGCTAACTCTAACATATCATGTCCAAATATTTCAGGTGCTAGATTGGATACTAACGATAATAAGAGTCaatatgagaaattatatgataccatcttcttttccttcctctTCAATATCTTGATATGGCACTTTTTGATGTAGTGCATCAAATGATATCGAGAATGCCTAGAGCACAACTGTTCTTGGACCTCTTTATTAGCATTTAGCCAGTCGGAGATTTCTTTCGACTTCACCACCTCATCTTGATTTAAAGATTCTAACCAAGAATAGACCGGTCTCCATTGATCAGTACGTTGAAATCGATATGGTGGATTCTCATAATCAAACTGACTAAGCTCTTTTTCCTGCCATAAGAGAGATGAAAAGGAGCACTATTGTATCATACTAAAAGACATTCCAAAAATTACTTTGCTTTACAATTCTCTGCGTCAAGTACATAAACATTTGTACAGTTGGACGagcattttcaaacaaaagcTATGTAGACACAAGCAATGGAAGGAGGCAATGTGATACCCTACATGATAAGGATAAGAAtaagtggtgtatgagatcccacattatttggaaaaaagaagttcttgctctttataagattctaatgggactccaattgtatcattgattagTCTTTTTAAAGTATAAGCTATgtagtttgggccttccattggagcGTAACAAATTGTATCAAAGTCTATCCCAACTAGAAATGTGGAACTTGAGCCGTGC
This window harbors:
- the LOC122289867 gene encoding uncharacterized protein LOC122289867 codes for the protein MDELPGRSDSTEQTLEEGHGPTPSDQNLNDQSDQQSQEWETMARAWLCSFPEAKAVSMDEVEAWIDSNLDSIPEGIKSMPRSDLCQRLIAIQNCMRLPSQEKELSQFDYENPPYRFQRTDQWRPVYSWLESLNQDEVVKSKEISDWLNANKEVQEQLCSRHSRYHLMHYIKKCHIKILKRKEKKMGVQQHNKDTSLKVRRTVVMKQPTVLPYSTPSDLPKDGDVYLMKRKEAYRKYEILVELEKLLSPIFSKHQI